The following DNA comes from Candidatus Methylomirabilis sp..
TCGCTGAAGGGGGGGAGGAAGTGCACCTCCAGCCACCGACGCGTGCCGCCGAAGGTGGGGGCCACCCCCACGCTCATGACGGCTTTCCGCCAGGGCCCGCCCGCCCGGGCCCGGCCGGCGTAGATCCCGTCCGGCACCAGAACGTCCGCCCCGTCCAGGTTGGCCGTGGGGAACCCGAGCGCCTTTCCCCGCCCGGCCCCCGCCTGGATCGTTCCCAGGATGAGGTAAGGGCGGCCCAGGAGGGTCTGGGCTTCCCGGAGCTTCCCCTGGTGCAGCAGCTCCCGAATGAGCGTGGAGTGCACCGGCGTGCCCCCGACCGCGACCTCGGGGACGACCGTGACCATGAATCCCAGGGCCACCCCCAGGCGGACGAGTTCCTCCGGGGTTCCCTCCCGATCGCGGCCGAACCGGAAGTCGTCGCCGACGTGGATCCCCCGGACCCCCACCTGCCCCGCCAGGACCTCCCGGACGAAGGTCTCCGCGGAGAGGGCGGCCAGGGCGGGGGTGAAGGGGACCGCGATGTTGAGGGCGATCCCGTGCTCCTCCAGGATCCGGGCCTTCAGCGGAGGAGGCGTAATGAGCCGCGGGGCGCGGGAGGGCGCCAGGACGGTCAGGGGGTGATTCAGGAACGTGAAGACCGCGGCCGTTCCCGCCGCCCGCGCGTCCGCCACCACCCCCCGGAGGATGGCCTGGTGGCCGAGGTGGACCCCGTCGAAGACCCCCACCCCGCAAATAATCCGGGGGAAGGGCCGCTGCCTCAGGGCGGCGAGGTCCGACACCACCTGCATCGTCACGCGGCCCCGCTGAAGACCCGGACCGAGGTGAGGACGCTCCGGCGGGGGTCGGTGGCGGCGAAGTCGGCGGAGTCCAGGGCGACCCGGGCCAGGGAGAGGAGCTGCCGCCGGAACCCCAGGACCCGGACGAGGGCCCCCTTGCGGATGTCGGGCGGGAAGGCCACCACGGCCGCGGCGGCGATGGCCCCGCCGTGCAGGACCGCCGCGGTCGCCTCCGGGGCCACCCGGACCGCCGGCAGGTGGGCCAGCGCCTCGGCAATCGGGATCAGCACCTCCCCGCCCAGCCCGGCCTGCACCCGCTCCGTGAGCTCCGTGAGGGTCAGGGCATCCTTCACCTCGAAGCGGCCGGACCGCGTGCGGGTGAGGCGGGCCAGGTGGGCCCCGCAGGAGAGGACGCGCCCGACGTCGTCGCAGAGGGTCCGGGCGTACATCCCCTTCCCGCACCTGACCCAGAGGTCGACCTCGGGGGGCTCGAAGCGGGTGCACTTCACGTCGTACACCGTGACGGTCACGGGAGCCCGCTCCACCACCTGCCCCTTGCGGGCCAGACGGTACAGGCGCTCCCCCTGGACCTTCTTGGCCGAGAAGAGGGGGGGGATCTGCTGGATCTCCCCCCGGAAGCGGGTGAGCGCCGCCTCCAGCTGCTCCCGGGTCACGTGGGACCAGTCTTTCTCCTCCAGCACCTTGCCGTCCGCGTCCAGGGTGTCGGTGGTCACCCCCAGGTGCATGGTGAGCTGGTACTCCTTGTCGGCAGCCATCAGGTACTGGGCGATCTTGGTGGCGCGGCCGAGACAGATCGGCAGCACCCCGGTCCCCTGCGGGTCCAGCGTCCCGGTGTGGCCCACCCGGCGTATCCCGTAGAGGCGGCGGACGGCGTCCACCACGTCGTGGGAGGTCATCCCCGCCGACTTGTTCACATTGAGGACGCCGCTCCACTCGCGCCGGTTCGTCATCCCCGCCCCTCCCCCCCCGCCTGCCGCAGCTCCCGCTCCACCGCCGCCAGGACCGCCCCCCGGGCGGCCGCGAGGTCCCCGGGCACGTGGCAGCCGGCGGCGTTCCTGTGGCCCCCGCCCCCGAAGGTCGCCGCCACCGTTGCCACGTCCGCCCTGCCGCGGGAGCGGAGGGAGACCCGGACCCCGTCGCCGCTCAGCGCCTTGAAGAGGAGGGCCACCTCCACCCCGGCGATGGAGCGGGGGTAGTTGATGAAGCCCTCCAGCGCATCCGGCGCAAGCCCCACCTCGGCCAGGTCGGCCGCGGTCACCTCCATCCAGGCCACCTGGCCGTCGCGACTGAGCTCTAGGGTCCCGAGGCAGCGAGAGAGCAGCCGCAGCTCTCCGGCGTCCCGCTGGTCGTACAGGGAGGCGGTGATCTCGGCCGGGACGGCCCCCGCCTCCACCAGCGCGGCGGCCACCCGGAGCGCCTCCGGGGTGGTGTTGCTGTAGTGGAAGGAGCCGGTGTCGGTCAGGATCGCGGCATAGAGGTTGATGGCCACCGGGGGGGAGATGGGATGCCCCAGGGCCCGGAGCAGATGGTAGACCATCTCCCCTGCCGAGGAGGCTTCCGGGGCCACCCAGTTGAGGGTCCCGAAGCGCACGTTGGTCTTATGATGGTCCACGTTCAGCACCGGGGCACTCACCCCGGCGAGGAGCCCCCCCACCCGCTCCGGGTCGCTGGTGTCCACCACCACGACGCAGTCGAGGGGGGCCGGGAGCCGCTCGGCCCGCACCAGCTCGGATGCCCCCGGGAGGAAGCGGAGGGTCCGGGGGAGGGGGTCGGCGTTGTAGGCCACGGCGGCCTTCCCCTGCTCCTTGAGGGCCAGGGTGCAGCCGAGCGCCGCGCCGATGCAGTCCGCCTCCGGAGTGATGTGGGAGAGCACCGCCACCCGGTGCACGGCCCGGAGGGTCTCCACCATCCGGGAAAGATCACCCATCCGCCGGGTCCTCCCCTGCCGGATGGAGCCCCCGGAGGAGGCTGGCGATGCGCATGGCGTGGTCGAGGGAGGAGTCGTTGAAGAAAGCGAGCTCGGGGATCACCTTCAGCCGGAGGCGGCGGCCGAGCTCCCCGCGCAGGAAGCCGCTCGCCGCCCGGAGGCCGGCGAGGGTCTGGTCTTCCACCCCCTCCCCCGCCCGGGTGATCACGTAGATCCGGGCGGCCCGCAGGTCCGGGCTCACCGCGACCTCGGTGATGGTGACCATGCCGACCCGGGGGTCCTTCACGGTCCGGAGGAGCAGCTCGCTCAACTCTTCTCGAATCAGGTCGCCGACGCGCTGGGCGCGCGAGTGGGGCATACCACCTCGGAGGCTAGTGCCGGGCCAACGAACGTCGCCTCACCGTGATGCTCGTCATGTGGCCCGGCACCCACCGACCGCGTGAGCATGATCTCCGATTCGTCGGACTCACACTAGTCGTGGGTCACGACGTCGATGCTGTAGTCCAGGAGCCGGGCGTCGCGGTCCCCCTCGATATGGTTGATGACCTTGTTCAGGGTCTCGTCCACCAGCCGGGCGTCGTTGCTCACCACCGCGACCCCCAGCGTGGCGCGCTGCCACGTATCCTGCCGGTCCACCTCGGCGATGGAGACATTGAACCGCGCCCGGATCCGGTCCTTGAGGCTCCGGAGGACCTGGCGCTTGCCCTTCAGGGAGCCGCTGTCGGGGATCTGCAGCTCGACCACGCAGGTGCCCACCACCATGGAACCACCCTCACAGTTTGGGGGCCACGGCCTCCAGGTCGTAGATCTCGATGATGTCTCCCACCTTGATGTCGCCGAAGCCCAGGAGCCCGACGCCGCACTCGTATCCGGTGGTGACCTCCCGGACGTCGTCCTTGAAGCGGCGCAGGGAGGCCACCTTCCCTTCGTGGACGACCCGGCCGTCCCGGACCAGCCGGACGGTGGCGTCCCGCACTACCTTCCCCTCCTGGACGAAACAGCCGGCCACGGTGCCCACCTTGGGGACGTTGAAGGTGTTGCGCACCTCCAGGCGCCCCACGTGCCGCTCCACGTACTGGGGCTCGAGCAGGCCCTCCATGGCCTTCTTCACCTGGTCCACCGCCTCGTAGATGACGGTGTGGAGCCGGACATCCACCTGCTCCGTCTCCGCCAGCTTCTGCCCCTTGGGCTCCGGCCGGACGTTGAACCCCAGGATGACGGCGTTGCCGGCAGCCGCCAGCATCACGTCCGACTCGGTGATCGCGCCCACGCCGGTGTGGATCACCTCGAGCTGCACCTGCGGGGTGCTGAGGCGCTCCAGGGACTCCTTGAGGGGTTCGATGGAGCCCTGCACATCCCCCTTCAGGATGAGCCGCAGCTCCTTCACCTCTCCCTTCTGCACCTGCTTGTGCAGGTCGTCGAGGGTCACGCGGGGCTTCGGCGCCGCGGCCAGCTCCCGCTGCTTCTGCTGGCGGGCCAGGGCGATCTGGCGGGCCTTCCGCTCGTCCCCCACAGCGAGCAGGGCGTCGCCCGCCTCGGGCACCCCCGAGAGGCCCAGGACCTCCACCGGCGTGGCGGGGCCGGTCTCCTGGACCTTGCGGCCCTTGTCGCTCACCATGGCCCGGACCCGGCCGTAGTGCAGGCCGGCGACGACGGGGTCCCCCACCCGCAGGGTCCCCTGCTGAACCAGGACGGTGGCCACCGGCCCCCGCCCCTTATCCAGCTCGGCCTCGATGACGGTCCCCTTGGCCGGCCGGGTCGGGTTGGCCTTGAGCTCCTGCACCTCCGCCAGGACGAGGAGGTGGTCCAGAAGGTTCTCGATCCCCTGCCGCTTTTTCGCCGAGACCTCCACGTAGATGGTGTCGCCCCCCCACTCTTCCGGGACCAGGCCCTTATCCGACAGCTGCTGTTTGACCCGGCCGGGGTCGGCATTCGGCTTGTCGATCTTGTTGACGGCCACCAGGATGGGGACGTTCGCGTCCTTCGCGTGATTGATGGCCTCCAGGGTCTGGGGCATGACCCCATCATCCGCCGCCACCACCAGGACCACGACGTCGGTCACCTGCGCGCCGCGCGCCCGCATGGCGGTGAAGGCCTCATGGCCCGGCGTGTCCAGAAAGACGACCCGGCCGTTCGGAATCTCCACCTCGTAGGCGCCGATGTGCTGGGTGATCCCGCCGGCCTCCGAGGCGGCCACGCTGGTGTGCCGGATCGCGTCGAGCAGGGAGGTCTTGCCGTGGTCCACGTGCCCCATGATGGTGACCACCGGGGCCCTGGGGCGGAGCTGCGTGCGGTCCTCCACCTCGGCGACCGCCGCCTCCTCCAGCTCCTCGGGCGGCGCCACCTCCACCTCGAGCCCGAAGTTGGCCGCCAGCTTCCGGATGACGTCGGCGGCCAGCGTCTGGTTCACGGTGGCCAAAATGCCCAGCTTGATGAGCTTCTTGATGAGCTCGCTGGGGTTCTTCGTGAGTTTCTCGGCCAACTCCTTCACCGTGAGGTTCTCGGGCACCTTGATGACCTGCGGCGCCGCCGGGGGGGCGGGGGCCGCCTCGGTGGCCGGCGGGGGCGCGGGAGCTGGAGGACCGGCCGGCTTGGGCGGGGCCGCGGGGGGCGCGGCGGCCTTGGCCACCGGGGGGGCGGCCGGCTTCACCGCAGGGGCTGCGGGGGCCGGCAGCCTCAGTGCGGGGGCACCCGGGGGGACCGGCCGCGACGGCGCGGCGGGCACGGGCGGCTTGGCGATCCGGAAGCCCACAGGTCGGGCCGGCTGCGGCGCGGCCGGTTTGGGGGGGGGCACCACCGGAAAGCCGGGCTTCCCAGGAGCCGTCGGAGCGGCCGGGCGGGCTGCGGTCGGGGGTCCGGGGGGACCCGGCTTGACCGGGGGGGCCGTCGGCGCTGGGGGCCTAGCCGCTGCAGGGGCCGTTGGCTGAGCCGGCACCGCGGGCTGAACCGGTGCCGCGGCCTGAGCGGGCGCCGCGGGCCTGGCGGGCGCCGCCGGCGGCGCCGGTGGGGTGAGGGCTTGCGGGGGCTGGGCGGCAGGTGGGGCCGGCGCCGGGGCGCTGGGCCTGATCTGGCTCGGGGCCGGCTTCGCATGCCGCGGGACCGGACCCCGCGTGAGGATGCGCGAGGCGGGCGGCTTCGCCGCGACCTCGACAGCCGGGGTCGGGGGGGTCGCGAGGGGTAGAGGGGTCGTGGTCGTTGCCGGCGGCTTGGCCCGGGCCTTGGCTGGGGGAGCCTTGGCTTTCGCCTTGGAGGGGGCCTTCGCCTCCGCCGTCCTCTTCGTCGCAGTCGGCTCGCCCTTGGCCCGGGTCCCGGCGCCCGTCGATTTCGCGGCCGGCTTGCCCCCCTTCTTGCCTGCCAGGACGGCGCGGGCCGCCGCCTCGTCCACGGCGCTGCCGTGGGTCTTCACCTCCATCCCGCCTGCCTGGAGGAGGGCCAGCACCTCCGCGTTCGACTTCCCCACGGCCTTCGCCAGCTCAGAAACTCGGATCTTGGGCACGCTGACCACCTCCCCCTCTGCGGCCGGCCCGCTCACTGCTCACTCCTTGCCCTCACCCGCCCGCGGCGCCGGCAGAACGTTTTTGGACAGCACCTCCAGGAGGCCGCGCGCGAGGTCCGGGTCGGTGACCGCCACCACCGCCCGTGGCGGCATCCCGAGCGCCTCCCCCAGGCCCGCAGCGGCGAGGGGAGAGACCATCGGGACCCCGCGCAGGGACGCCAGGCGCTCCCAGCGCTTGGCCTCGCTCGCTCCAGCGTCGGAGGCGACCAAGAGGAGCGCCGCCTCCCCCGCCTTCAGGGCCCGCTCCGCCGCCTCGTGGCCGGCGGCGACCCGGCGGGCCCGGCGACCCAGCCCCAGGAGGCGGCTGACCTTCCCTCGCACCGCTTCGACCACTGCCTGAAGCACCCCCTGCGTGGTCAGGCGGCCCACGTCGCCGCGAAGCACCCGAGCGAAGCCCCGCCGCGCCACGGCGCGCCCGATGCACGCGGGGTCCGGGCAGGTGTAGGCTCCCCGCCCACCTCCCGCGAGATCCACGTCCGGGATCAGGCCCCCCGGGCCCCGTCGGTATCGGACCAGGGCCGTTTGCGGCCGCACGGCGCGGCACCCGATGCAGGTCCGACGCGGCGGCGCCGGCGAAGCCACTTAGCCCCCGGCCCGCGGGCCCGCCCCTTCCTCCCCTTCCGCCGCCGGAACCACCTCCGCCGAATCCCCCGCCGCTTCCGGCTCCTGGGAGGGAGCCTCCCCCCCCTCGGTCACCCCCGCCTCCTCCGCCGGACCGGCGACCTCGGCGGCAGCCGGCTCCTGCGGCGCCGGGGCAGCGACTTCGGCGACGGGCTCCGGCGCCGCCTCGACAACCACCCGGTACTCCCGGATCACCTGGAGGATCTTCTCGGCGGTCTTCGCCCCGATCCCCTTGACGGCGGTCAGCTGCTCGAGGGTTGCCTGCCGCAGGGCCGTCAAGGTGCCGAAGCCGGCCTCCGTGAGCCGCTCGGCCGTCTTCTCCCCGATCCCGGGGAGGGCGGTGAGCGGGACCGCCGCCTCGGCCGCGGCGTAGGCGGCGGCCGCCGCGCGCTCCCGCTCCAGCTCCGCCCGGCTCTTGATGTCCACCTTCCAGCCGACCAGCTTGGCGGCGAGTCGGGCGTTCTGGCCCCGCTTGCCGATGGCAAGAGAAAGCTGCTCGTCGGCCACCACGACCGTCAGGGTGTGGGCCTCCTCGTTCGCGTAGACCGTGCTGACCTCGGCCGGCTGCAGCGCGCTCTTGATGAAGTCCACGGGGTTCTCCCGCCAGGGCATGATGTCGATCTTCTCCCCCTGCAGCTCCCGCACGACCGCCTGGACGCGGGACCCGCGGTACCCCACGCAGGCCCCGACGGGGTCCACGTTGGGATCCCGGGAGAGGACGGCGATCTTGGCCCGCTCCCCCGGTTCCCGGGCGGCCGCGCGGATCTCCACGACCCCTTCGGCGATCTCGGGGACCTCCAACTCGAAGAGGCGCATCAGCATCCCCGGGTGCGTGCGGGAGAGGACGATCTGGGAGCCCTTGGGGACCTTCTTCACGTCCAGGATGTAGGCCCGGATCCGGTCCCCCGGCCGGTAGTCCTCCCGGGCGAGCTGCTCGCGCGGGGGCAGGATGGCCTCGGCCTTCCCGACGTTGACGATGACGTTCCCCTTCACCACCCGCTGGACGAGGCCGGTGATGAGCTCCCCCTCCTTGCCCTTGAAGGCGTTGTACACCGAGTCCCGTTCCGCCTCGCGGACGCGCTGGATGATGACCTGCTTGGCCGTCTGGGCGGCGATGCGGCTGAAGCCCTGGACCGGCATCGGCATCTCGCTCTTGACCTCGTCCCCCAGCTGGGCCTCGGGGCTCACGCCCCGGGCCTCCTCGAGGCCAAGCTCCACCTTCGGGTTGACGACCTCCTCCACGACCTTCTGGACCTTGGAGAGCCGGAAGGTCCCGGTCCCCTGGTCGAACTCGATCCGCAGATCGTAGGCCCCCAGCGTCTTCCGGGCCGCGGAGAGGAGGGCCGCCCCCACCGTGTCGATGAGGACGTCGCGCTCAATCCCCTTCTCCCGTCCGATCTGCTCGATCACCTGCTGCAGGTCCGCCGTCATCGCGTCCCTCCGACCCTCGGCCGTTTCAGTCTAGCGTCGCCGGGTACCTCCGGCAAGCCCCGGACCGCTGCGCTCCCCCGGGAACCGCAGCCGGGCCCGGTCGATGGCGCCCCGTGGGATCCGGACCAGGCGCGGTCCCGGAAGTTCCAGCAGGACGACCTCCCCCTCGCACCCGCGGAGGATCCCGACAAAGTGCCGCTGCCCGTCCACCGGGGCGACGGTGGACACCCGGACCGGCAGGCCGGCGAAGCGGACGAAGTCCTCCGGCCGAGTGAGCGGCCGCTCCACGCCGGGGGAGGAGACCTCCAGGGTGTACGCGTGGGGGATCAAGTCCTCCACATCCAAGAGGTCCCCCACCTGCTCGCTCACCCGCTTGCAATCGGCGAGCCCCACCCCGCCCGGCTTGTCCATGAGCACCCGCAGGACCCAGCCTTGCCCTTCGCGGCGGAACTCCAGGTCCACCAGCTCGCACCCCTCCCCCCGGAGGACCGGGTCTACCACCGCCCGGAGCCGCGCGAGCAACGCCGCGTCAGGACCCCTCACCGCCGCCTCCACAAAAGAAAAAGTGGGCAGCGGGCCCACTTTTTCGACCACGTCCAGTGTATCAGGACGCGGGGCCGGCGACAAGGGGAAAAAGTCGTTACGGTTCCTCTCCCCCCTCCCCCGCCGCCTTCTTCGCCTCCGCCACGACCCGCTCCTGGATGGGAGGCGGGACCTCCTCGTAGTGGGAGAACTCCATCGTGTAGTCCCCCCGATCGGCCGTGAGGGACCGGAGTTGGGGGGCGTATTCCAGCATCTCCGCGAGCGGCACCTGGGCCTTGATCGCCTGGTTCCGGGCGCGGCCCTCCACGCCCATCACCCGCCCCCGACGGCTGTTCAGATCCCCGATGATGTCCCCCACGCACTCGTCCGGTGCCACGACCTCCACGGTCATAATCGGCTCCAGCAGGACCGGGGTGGCCTGGGCCGCGGCCTTCTTGAAGCCCAACGAGCCGGCGATCTTGAAGGCCATCTCCGAGGAGTCCACGCTGTGGTAGGACCCGTCGTAGAGGGAGATCCGCACGTCCACGACGGGATGGCCGGCCAGCACCCCCCTCTCCAGGGCCTCCACGATCCCCTTCTCCACCGCCGGGATGAACTGCTTGGGGATCACGCCGCCCACGATCTGATTGACGAACTCGTACCCCTTCCCGCGGGGCAGGGGCTCCAGCTTGATCCAGCAGTCGCCGTACTGCCCTCGGCCCCCCGTCTGCTTCTTGTACCTCCCCTGGGCCTGGACCGTCCCCCGGATCGTCTCCTTGTACGGGACGCGCGGCTTCTGCATCTGGACCTCAACCCCGAACTTCCGCCGCAGGCGCTCCACGGCCACCTCGATGTGGGGCCGCCCCATCCCCGAGATGAGGGTCTCCCTCGTCTGCTGGTCCCGGCCGACCTGCAGGCTCGGATCCTCCTCGCGCAGCCGCGCGAGCGCCACGCTCATCCGCTCCTCGTCCCCCTTCGACTTCGGGGCGATGGCGTACGAGATGACCGGGTTCGGCAGCACGATCGGCGTGAGCAGCAGGGGCGCCTTCTCGTCGGCCAGGGTGTCCCCGGTGGCAGTCTCCTTCAGCTTGACCAGCGCGCAGATCTCCCCCGGTCCCACGGCCGGGACCGGCGTCTGGGCCTTCCCCCGGACCAGGGCCAACTGGCCGATGCGCTCCTTCACCTGCCGGGTCGCGTTGTAGGCCGCCGCGTCGGCGCTCAGGACGCCGCTGTAGACCCGGACCAGGGAGATCTTGCCGGCATAGGGGTCGGCAAAGGTCTTGAAGACCTGGGCCACCAGGGGGGCCTCCTCCCGGGGGGGGCGGCTCACCCGCTGCTGGGTCTTCGGGTCGGTCCCCTCCACCGGGAACCGGTCGGCGGGGCTCGGGAGGTAGTCGGCGATGAAATCCAGGAGCGCCTGGATCCCCATCACCTTGGTGGCGGAGCCGCAGCAGACCGGGATGAGCTTCCCCAGCAGGATGGCCCGCCGGAGCCCCGCCTTCAGGTCCGCCTCCTCCAGGGTCCCTGCCTCCAGGTACTTCTCCAGGAGGGCATCGTCCGATTCCGCCACCTGCTCCAGGAGGGCATGGCGGGCTGTCTCCGCCTCCTTGGCGAGCTCGGCCGGGATGGGCCCCTCCGCGACCTTCCCGGTGCCATCGGGCGTCGAGGTGAGCGCCCGCATGGTGAGGAGGTTGACGACCCCCCGGAAGGCTGCCTCTGCCCCCATGGGGAGGATCACCGGGGTGGCGTGCGCGCTCAGGTTCTTGCGGGCGTCTTCCAGCACCCGGGAGAAGTTGGCCCGGTCCCGGTCCATCTTGTTCACATAGAGGACGCGGGGGATGCCCTCGGCCTCGGCGTAGCCCCAGACCTTGGTGGTGGTCACCTTGACCCCGGAGGCGGCGCTCATCAGGATCAAGGCGGTATCCAGCACCCGCACCGCCACGCGGGTATCGGCCAGGAAGTTGGAGAACCCGGGGGTATCCACCAGATTGATCCGGTGCCCCTTCCACTCGCAGAACGCCACGGCCACGTTGATGGATTTCTGCTGCTTGACCTCGTCCTCCTCGAAATCCGTGCTGGTGGTCCCGTCCTCGACCCGGCCGAGCCGGGGGAGCGACCCGGTCGCAAAGAGGATGGCTTCGGTGAGGGAGGTTTTCCCATCCCCCCCGTGGCCCAGCAGTCCCACGTTCCGGATCCTGGCGGTGTCGAATCCCTTCATGGATCGCCTCGTTTGATGGGCGCGTCGGGGGACACGGCGGCCCAACCGGAGGACCCCGGCGCCGGAACATCCGGAGGTGCGGGGAGGGACGGGCCAGGGGCAGCCGGCCCGGCCAAGGGACATCTGAGGAGAGGATACGGCAGGGACACCGCGGCTGGCAAGGCAAAACCCCGCGAGCAGGACCGCCCCCCCCGGTGCGCGGACCGGGGAGGGCGGGCCCCTCCTCCCACCGGGATCGTGCCTACTCGGCGGCGGCAGCCGCAGCGGCAGCGGGCGGGACCGGAGCGGCGCGTGGCCCCTCCCGGCGGCGGCGCCGGCGGCGGCCCGACCGGCCCTCGCCCCGAGCGGAGGAGGCAGCCGGAGTGCGCTCTCCAGCGGCGCCGACCGCGGCCGGGGCTTCCCCTTCCGCCCCGGCCGGCGCCCCGGCACCCCCTTCCCGGCCCTTCCGGGCGGGCCGGGCACGCTCGGCGACCTCCGCCCCGATCAGCTCGATCGCCGCCAGCGGCGCCCCGTCCCCCATCCGGTACTCCAGCTTCGTGATCCGCGTGTAGCCGCCATTGCGCCCCCGATACCGGCTCCCGAGGGCGTCGAAGAGCTTCTTGAGGACGCGCTCGTCCTGGACCACCTCGGCCGCCTGCCGGCGGGCGTGCAGGTCCTCCCGTTTGGCCAGGGTGATCATCCGCTCGGCGATCTTCCGCAGCTCCTTGGCCTTCGCCTGGGTGGTGATGATGCGCTCGTGGAGCAGCAGGGACGTGGCGAGGTTCCGGAGGAGCGCCTCCCGGTGCTCCGTCGTCCGCCCCAGCTTGCGCCGTGCCTTGCGGTGCCGCATGGTGGTTACTCCGCCTGCTTCCGGACGCCGGCCCCCGGCGGAAACTCGGCCGGGTTCATCCCGAACCGGAGCCCCATCCCCTCGAGGATCTCCTTGATCTCGTTCAGGGACTTGCGCCCGAAGTTCTTGGTCTTCAGCATCTCCGCCTCGGTCTTCACGACCAGCTCGTGGATGTACCGGATGTTCGAACTCTTCAGACAGTTGGCGGAGCGGACGGAGAGCTCCAGCTCGTCCACGCTGCGGTTCAGGTTCTCCACCATCTGCTCCCGCGCCGCATCCACCACCGGCTCCTCGAGCTCGGCTTCCTCCTCGAAGTTGATGAAGATGGTGAGGTGGTCCTTCAGGATCTTGGCCGCGTAGGCCAGGGCATCCTGGGGGAGCACGGAGCCGTCGGTCCAGACCTCCAGGATGAGCCGGTTGTAGTCGGTCGCCTGACCGACGCGCGTGTCCTCGACCTGGAAGTTCACCCGGCGGATGGGGGAGAAGATCGCGTCCACGGCGATCACGTCCACGGCCTGCCCCTCCCGCTTGTTCCGCTCCGCCGGGACATAGCCGCGTCCCCGCTGAACCTCCAGCTCCATCTCCAGCTTCCCGTCCTTGTCGAGCGTCGCGATGAAGAGCTCCGGGTTCAGGATCTCCACGTCGGCGTCGGTGAGGATCTGGGCGGCGCGCACCTCCCCCGCCCCCGTCGCCTTCAGCGCCAGGGTCTTGGGGTGGTCCACCAGCAGCTTCAAGCGCAGCCCCTTGATGTTCAGGATGATGTCCGTGACGTCCTCCTTCACCCCCGG
Coding sequences within:
- the ribF gene encoding riboflavin biosynthesis protein RibF, which gives rise to MQVVSDLAALRQRPFPRIICGVGVFDGVHLGHQAILRGVVADARAAGTAAVFTFLNHPLTVLAPSRAPRLITPPPLKARILEEHGIALNIAVPFTPALAALSAETFVREVLAGQVGVRGIHVGDDFRFGRDREGTPEELVRLGVALGFMVTVVPEVAVGGTPVHSTLIRELLHQGKLREAQTLLGRPYLILGTIQAGAGRGKALGFPTANLDGADVLVPDGIYAGRARAGGPWRKAVMSVGVAPTFGGTRRWLEVHFLPPFSEAIGPGVELTVALLHRIRDEIRFPDAAALVAQMRQDVAFAERLLGAEEG
- the truB gene encoding tRNA pseudouridine(55) synthase TruB encodes the protein MTNRREWSGVLNVNKSAGMTSHDVVDAVRRLYGIRRVGHTGTLDPQGTGVLPICLGRATKIAQYLMAADKEYQLTMHLGVTTDTLDADGKVLEEKDWSHVTREQLEAALTRFRGEIQQIPPLFSAKKVQGERLYRLARKGQVVERAPVTVTVYDVKCTRFEPPEVDLWVRCGKGMYARTLCDDVGRVLSCGAHLARLTRTRSGRFEVKDALTLTELTERVQAGLGGEVLIPIAEALAHLPAVRVAPEATAAVLHGGAIAAAAVVAFPPDIRKGALVRVLGFRRQLLSLARVALDSADFAATDPRRSVLTSVRVFSGAA
- a CDS encoding bifunctional oligoribonuclease/PAP phosphatase NrnA, which gives rise to MGDLSRMVETLRAVHRVAVLSHITPEADCIGAALGCTLALKEQGKAAVAYNADPLPRTLRFLPGASELVRAERLPAPLDCVVVVDTSDPERVGGLLAGVSAPVLNVDHHKTNVRFGTLNWVAPEASSAGEMVYHLLRALGHPISPPVAINLYAAILTDTGSFHYSNTTPEALRVAAALVEAGAVPAEITASLYDQRDAGELRLLSRCLGTLELSRDGQVAWMEVTAADLAEVGLAPDALEGFINYPRSIAGVEVALLFKALSGDGVRVSLRSRGRADVATVAATFGGGGHRNAAGCHVPGDLAAARGAVLAAVERELRQAGGEGRG
- the rbfA gene encoding 30S ribosome-binding factor RbfA, with product MPHSRAQRVGDLIREELSELLLRTVKDPRVGMVTITEVAVSPDLRAARIYVITRAGEGVEDQTLAGLRAASGFLRGELGRRLRLKVIPELAFFNDSSLDHAMRIASLLRGLHPAGEDPADG
- a CDS encoding DUF503 domain-containing protein → MVVGTCVVELQIPDSGSLKGKRQVLRSLKDRIRARFNVSIAEVDRQDTWQRATLGVAVVSNDARLVDETLNKVINHIEGDRDARLLDYSIDVVTHD
- the infB gene encoding translation initiation factor IF-2, whose product is MPKIRVSELAKAVGKSNAEVLALLQAGGMEVKTHGSAVDEAAARAVLAGKKGGKPAAKSTGAGTRAKGEPTATKRTAEAKAPSKAKAKAPPAKARAKPPATTTTPLPLATPPTPAVEVAAKPPASRILTRGPVPRHAKPAPSQIRPSAPAPAPPAAQPPQALTPPAPPAAPARPAAPAQAAAPVQPAVPAQPTAPAAARPPAPTAPPVKPGPPGPPTAARPAAPTAPGKPGFPVVPPPKPAAPQPARPVGFRIAKPPVPAAPSRPVPPGAPALRLPAPAAPAVKPAAPPVAKAAAPPAAPPKPAGPPAPAPPPATEAAPAPPAAPQVIKVPENLTVKELAEKLTKNPSELIKKLIKLGILATVNQTLAADVIRKLAANFGLEVEVAPPEELEEAAVAEVEDRTQLRPRAPVVTIMGHVDHGKTSLLDAIRHTSVAASEAGGITQHIGAYEVEIPNGRVVFLDTPGHEAFTAMRARGAQVTDVVVLVVAADDGVMPQTLEAINHAKDANVPILVAVNKIDKPNADPGRVKQQLSDKGLVPEEWGGDTIYVEVSAKKRQGIENLLDHLLVLAEVQELKANPTRPAKGTVIEAELDKGRGPVATVLVQQGTLRVGDPVVAGLHYGRVRAMVSDKGRKVQETGPATPVEVLGLSGVPEAGDALLAVGDERKARQIALARQQKQRELAAAPKPRVTLDDLHKQVQKGEVKELRLILKGDVQGSIEPLKESLERLSTPQVQLEVIHTGVGAITESDVMLAAAGNAVILGFNVRPEPKGQKLAETEQVDVRLHTVIYEAVDQVKKAMEGLLEPQYVERHVGRLEVRNTFNVPKVGTVAGCFVQEGKVVRDATVRLVRDGRVVHEGKVASLRRFKDDVREVTTGYECGVGLLGFGDIKVGDIIEIYDLEAVAPKL
- a CDS encoding DUF448 domain-containing protein, whose product is MASPAPPRRTCIGCRAVRPQTALVRYRRGPGGLIPDVDLAGGGRGAYTCPDPACIGRAVARRGFARVLRGDVGRLTTQGVLQAVVEAVRGKVSRLLGLGRRARRVAAGHEAAERALKAGEAALLLVASDAGASEAKRWERLASLRGVPMVSPLAAAGLGEALGMPPRAVVAVTDPDLARGLLEVLSKNVLPAPRAGEGKE
- the nusA gene encoding transcription termination factor NusA produces the protein MTADLQQVIEQIGREKGIERDVLIDTVGAALLSAARKTLGAYDLRIEFDQGTGTFRLSKVQKVVEEVVNPKVELGLEEARGVSPEAQLGDEVKSEMPMPVQGFSRIAAQTAKQVIIQRVREAERDSVYNAFKGKEGELITGLVQRVVKGNVIVNVGKAEAILPPREQLAREDYRPGDRIRAYILDVKKVPKGSQIVLSRTHPGMLMRLFELEVPEIAEGVVEIRAAAREPGERAKIAVLSRDPNVDPVGACVGYRGSRVQAVVRELQGEKIDIMPWRENPVDFIKSALQPAEVSTVYANEEAHTLTVVVADEQLSLAIGKRGQNARLAAKLVGWKVDIKSRAELERERAAAAAYAAAEAAVPLTALPGIGEKTAERLTEAGFGTLTALRQATLEQLTAVKGIGAKTAEKILQVIREYRVVVEAAPEPVAEVAAPAPQEPAAAEVAGPAEEAGVTEGGEAPSQEPEAAGDSAEVVPAAEGEEGAGPRAGG